The following DNA comes from Gordonia zhaorongruii.
CCGCCAGAGGGAGAGGTGAGCATGGACGACGAGACCGTGATCCTGCGCGATCAAGCGCAGACCGGCCAGGACCTGGTCGGCGATGTCACCGTCGATTGGGCGGTCGTCTGTCACGTCGGCCGTGTCCGGGAGGCCAACGAGGACGCCGCCCTCGCCCTGCCCGGCCGGTACTCGGTCGCGGACGGCATGGGCGGCCACGACAGCGGCGAGCTCGCGAGCGAGGCCGCGCTGCGGACGCTCGCGGGAGCTCCCGTGGCGCAGGACTTCGCCGGCACGCGAAGCGCCATCTCCGATCTCCTGCACGCAGCTCAGGAGGAGATCGGGACGTTCGGATCCGATACGGGCCGTCGAGCGGGCACCACGGCGACCGGTGTGGTCCTCGCCGAAGGCGATGACGGGCCCGCCTGGGTGGCCTTCAACATCGGGGATTCGCGCACGTACCTGTACTCGCAGGGTTCGCTCAATCAGGTGAGCGTCGATCACTCGCAGGTGCAGGAACTCGTCGAGGCCGGATACCTGACTCCGGAACAGGCGCGCGTCGACTCCCGGCGCAACGTGATCACACGCGCGCTCGGAGCCGGGATGGCGGAGCCGATCGCCGATTACTTCGCGTTCGCCGCGGTCCCGGGCGACGTGGTCCTGCTCTGCTCGGACGGACTGGACGGCGAACTCGAGGACACCGAGATCGCCGAGCTCGTGGAGGAAGCGGACGGTGACGTCGAGAAGGCGGCGGCCGCGCTCGTGGAGACCGCACTGGAGAGGGGCGCCCACGACAACGTCACGGTCATCACGTTGTCCGTGAGTCGATAACGGTGCATTCCGGAGCCGACGGGACGACATTCGTCGAGTTCTGCGGTGAACGTTTTCCGGTGGTCTCCGGGCATCCGTTCTACATCGGCCGCGAGGCCACCCTGACGGTGGACGACAATCCGTACCTGCATCGCCGGTTCCTGGTGCTGCACGATGAGAACGCGATGTGGTGGCTCACCAATCTCGGGACGCATCTGTCGGCCACGGTGACTGCGGCCGATCTCGGGTTCACTGCGACTCTCGGGCCGGGCGCGCGGATGCCGCTGGTTTTCGGCCGCACGAGCGTCGTGTTCAGTGCGGGGCCCACCACTTACGAACTTCAGGTCCAGGCGGGAACGCCGGTCGGGGCGCCGCCGCACGGCGACACCGGCGTCGGAGGAGACACCACGCGCGGAGTACCGAACTTCACCGAGAGCCAGAAGCTCGCGGTGCTGGTTCTGGCAGAGGCGATACTGACGCGCGACGGTACCGGCGCGTCCGCGATCCCGAGCTCGGCACAGGCGGCGGCCCGGTTGGGCTGGTCGCTGACGAAGTTCAACCGGAAGCTCGACAACGTCTGCGACAAACTGGACCTGATCGGCGTTCCGGGAATGCGTGCAGGAGGAGGGAGATTAGCTTCCAATCGCCGTCTCCGGCTCGTCGAGTACGGTCTGTCGACCGGTTTGATCGCGCGTGGGGACCTGCCGATGCTCGATCGGGAGCTCTCGCGAAATATTCCTCCTGACCTGCATTGAAGCCGTGGGTAGTTCTACCCATTGTGGGGGTGTGCGCCCGGTCATAGTGTCCTTCTCAACACCCGGTGACCAACCGGAACAGGTTTGAGAAAGGGAAGATTCGATGACCGTCACCGCGATCGGAACCGCAGCCCACTACCAGCCCGCCGGGCGCTCGAGAGCGATTCGACCCTCCGTATCCGCGTCACGAACCGTCGCCGAACGGCGCCGTAGCGAGGCACTGGCCCGGCTGAGTTCGCGCGTGATGCCATTACCCGGTCAGCCGATGCACATCGAACGGCAGACGGTTCGCCGCTCGTGTACTGCACCGGTCACCGATCCGGCGCTACCCGAGCTGCCGCGTCCGATGCTGACCGACAGGGAGGTCGAGGTGCTGCGCACCTGGCTGATGGTCGATTCCAAGCCGGCGTGCGGTCAGACGCTGCACATCTCGCTCGGCACGGTGAACACGCACCTGACGCGCATCCGTGCCAAGTACGCCGACATCGGGCGAGCGGCGTCGACGAAGGCCGCCCTGGTGGCTCGGGCCATTCAGGACGACATCGTCGACATCGAGGAGCTGTGACTCCGGCAGTGCTCGAGTTCAGCGGTGCTGGATCATCGGGACATCGAGGGCGACTGCCGGTACGCCGAAGGCGTCCACCAGTTCCTGGGCGTGCGGACGCAGCGTGCCGCACAGATCGTTGACGCCGCGGCGAATGGCCTTGGCGCGCTCGACGCTGACGTGGCGGTGCATGAGGAACCAGCCCATGTCGTCCTCGAGCAGTGAGTACACGAAGAGATCCCGGACGCGCTTGAGAACGGTCCGGGTCTCCTTGTCCTCGACGTGCCCGATCGCGTCGATCACCATCTCCAGCACGATGCGCTCGATGTGCGCGTCGCCCACCTTGATCAGGTGGTCCTGAGTCTCGGTGAACACCTCCTGCGCGTCGGCGTCGTCGTCCTGAGCCCGGCGCATGCGCGCAGCTGCGGTGCGCAGCAGGTGGTCCTCACGGTTGCGCAGCAAACGGAGCTGGGTGCCGGGGTGCGTCAGTTCGCTGTTCTCCGGATCCTCGTCGGAGTCGTCCATCAGTGTCTGCACCACCTGACGAGCCGCGGTCTTCTCCAATGCGGTGTCCTTGACGGTGCTCGCGATGAACCGGATCCAGCCGACCGCGTCCAGTCCGCTGATGTCGTCGGCGTAAGCGGTGAGCAGGTTCTTCGCCACGAGTTGACGCAGGATGAGGTTGTCGCCCTCGAATGTGGTGAAGACGTCGATGTCGCCGCGCAGCTCGGGCAGACGGTTCTCCGAGATGTACCCGGCGCCGCCGCAGGCCTCGCGGGCCTCCGCGATGGCGCGGGACGCGAGTTCGGTGTGGCCGGCCTTGATGGCGGCCGCCTTGACCTCGAGCTTGCGCACCACGTCGGGATCGACATCGGCGGGATCCGCCGACTGAACCTCGTGGAGTTCGCCGACCACCTCGTTCTGCGCGATGGCGAAGGCGTACGCCCTGGCGACCAGAGGCAGCAGACGGCGCTGGTGAGCGCGGTAGTCGAGCAGGACCAGCTCGTCGTCGGATTCCGGCCCGGAGAACTGACGGCGCACGAGCGAGTAGTTGACGGCGAGGTTGATGCCGAGACGACCTGCGGCGCCACCGGCCGCGCCGACCGTCACACGGCCGCGGATGAGCGTGCCGAGCATCGTGAAGAAGCGGCGGTTGTCCGACTCGATGTCGCTCGAGTACGTGCCATCGGCCGCCACGTCGGCGTACCGGTTGAGCAGGTCCTCGGCAGGGATGCGCACGTGATCGAAGACGATCCGCCCGTTGTCGACGCCGGGAAGCCCGCCCTTGGGGCCGCAGTCGGATGTCGTGACGCCGGGCAGGTCGTTGCCGTCGGCGTCGCGGATCGCGACGACGAAGCAGTGGACGCCGTAACTCTTGGCCTCCTCGCCCGGGGCCGCGGTGATGAGCTGTGCGAAGACCGTCGCGTAGCGCGCGTGCTGTGCCGCACCGCCGATGAAGTCCTTGCGCGAACCATCAGTGGGCGAATGGATCTCGAACTCCTGCGTCTGCGGCAGATACGTGGCGGTCGTCTCGAGCGCCTGGACGTTGGAGCCGTGACCGGTCTCGGTCATCGCGAAGCAGCCCATCACGTCCAGGTCGATGAGGCCGGGCACGTACTTCTCGTGATGCCGCTTGGTACCGAGGTTCTCGATCGCGCCACCGAACAGGCCCCACTGGACACCGGCCTTCACCATGAGGGAGAGGTCTCCGTAACCCAGGGCCTCGATGGCGGTGACCGCAGCGCCGACGTCGCCTGTGCCGCCGTGCTCCTTGCGGAAACCGTCCGCCGGGAAGCCGAGCGGAACCATGTCCCGCATCTGGTCGAGCATCCGGGCCCGGTACTCCTCGGAGGACAGATCGGCTCGGGGAACGATGCCACCGGACTGGATCTGGTCGCGGACGACGTCGCGGGTGCGAGCCCAACGGCCGTCGAGGACGGTCTGCAGATTCTTCGTGAGAGCGGTGCGAGCAGGGGCTGCGGATGTGCCGTCGGTAGGTGCGGCCGTGTCCGTGTCGATGTCCGTCATGATGCCGACAGTACCCACTGCGGCGGGGCCTTCGCAGAGGAGCGGAGAGCGTATGAGGGATAATCGGAGACGTGGCTGACATCGAAGACATTCTGTCCGTCGAGCGCATCGACGAGGACATCTATCGCGGCGGTGCGTTCGCGAGTGCGCTCCGGCGGACATTCGGGGGACAGGTGGCCGGGCAGGCACTCGTCGCGGCGACCCGCACCGTGTCATCCGAGTTCGCCGTGCATTCGCTGCACGGCTACTTCCTGCGGCCGGGGAAGCCGGACCAGCCGGCCATATACCTCGTCGACCGGATCCGTGACGGACGGTCGTTCGTCACGCGCCGAGTGAACGGCGTGCAGAACGGCGAGACGATCTTCTCGATGTCGGCGTCGTTCCACGTCGCCGGGGACGAGGGCATCGAGCACCAGGACCAGATGCCGCCCGCACCCGAACCGGAGAGCCTGCCGGACCGTTTGGGCGACCTCGACGATCCGGAGCATCTGCTGTTCAGCGAGTGGGACAACTTCGACATCCGAATCGTTCCGCACGACGAGCTCGCCCGGTACGACAGCTTCGCCGCCCAGCAGCGGGTCTGGTTCCGCTATCGCAAGCCGTTGCCCGACGATCAGCTGCTCCACGTGTGCACCCTTGCGTACATGAGTGACATGACGCTTCTCGGTTCGGCGCGGGTGGCGCATCCGGGAGCGCACGTGCAGAGCGCCTCACTCGACCATGCGATGTGGTTCCTGCGCCGGTTCCGGGCCGACGAGTGGCTGCTGTACGACCAGACGTCGCCGTCGGCCGGTGGTGCGCGCGCACTCACCCAGGGGCGGATCTTCGACCGGTCGGGCCGAATGGTCGCGGCGGTGACGCAGGAGGGGCTCGCCCGTACCGGGGTACCCGACTCGATCGCCAGCGTCACGACATCGGATCGGAAGGCGTGACGGCGACGATCGGCGTGCTCGCGCTGCAGGGCGATGTGCGCGAGCACGTCGCAGCGTTGCACGAGAGCGGCGCGTACGCGCTCCCGGTCCGCCGAGCGAGCGAGCTGGAACGGGTCGACGGCCTGGTGATCCCGGGTGGCGAGTCGACGACCATGAGCAACCTGCTCGGGGTGTTCGATCTGTACGACCCGCTGGTCGACAGGTTGCGCGACGGGATGCCCGCCTACGGATCGTGCGCAGGCATGATCATGCTCGGGTCGCGGATCCTCGACACCAGGTCCGACGCCCGGCATCTCGACGCACTCGACATCACCGTCCGGAGGAACGCGTTCGGCCGCCAGGTCGCCTCGTTCGAGACGGACCTGGCGTTCACCGGCATCACCGATCTGCCGGACGCGGAGCCGATGCGCGCGGTGTTCATCAGGGCGCCGTGGGTCGAGACGGTGGGCGCGGGCGTCGAGGTCCTCGCCACCGTGCCGGACGGTCCTGCGGCCGGGCGCGTCGTCGCGGTGCGTGAGCGAAACGTGCTGGCCACCTCGTTCCACCCGGAGGTGACCGGCGATCATCGCGTGCACCGGTACTTCGTCGACATGGTCGGCGCAGCGTAGAATTCCCGGCGCGTCACCGATCGGCGAGCGACGTGCCCCCGTGAGAACCACCGGGCGACTCCGGAACTCCGGCGCCGGGCGACGTATGACAAGACGGAAGGAACCACCACCATGAGCGGCCACTCCAAATGGGCCACCACCAAGCACAAGAAGGCGGTCATCGATGCCAAGCGCGGCAAGATGTTCGCCAAGCTGATCAAGAACATCGAGGTGGCCGCCCGCACGGGTGGTGGTGATCCGGCCGGTAACCCGACGCTGTACGACGCGATCCAGAAGGCGAAGAAGTCGTCGGTCCCCAACGACAACATCGAACGCGCGCGCAAGCGCGGCGGCGGTGAGGAGGGCGGCGGCGCCGACTGGCAGACGATCATGTACGAGGGATATGCCCCGAACGGCGTCGCGGTCCTGATCGAGTGCGTCACCGACAACCGCAACCGCGCAGCGGGCGAGGTGCGTACCGCGATGACCCGCAACGGCGGCAATATGGCCGACCCGGGATCGGTGGCGTATCTCTTCACCCGCAAGGGCGTCGTCACCCTCGAGAAGGGCGATCAGTCCGAGGACGACGTCCTGATGGCCGTGCTGGAGGCGGGCGCCGAGGAGATCGTCGACCTGGGAGAGAATTTCGAGGTCGTCAGCGAACCCGGTGACATGGTCGCGGTCCGCACGGCATTGCAGGAAGCCGGAATGGATTACGAGTCGGCGGACGCCAGCTTCCGCGCGTCGGTCGAGATTCCGGTCGACGCCGAGGGCGCCCGCAAGGTGTTCAAGCTGATCGACGCCCTCGAGGATTCCGACGATGTGCAGAACGTCTACAGCAATGTCGACATCAGTGACGAGGTCCTCGCCGAGCTCGAAGACGACTGATACGATATCGAACAAATGTTCGCCGCCGTGGGGTGGTGTCATCGTCGTCGAGAGGTCGTGTCGCAGTGCGTGTCATGGGTGTTGACCCGGGCCTGACCCGGTGCGGTGTCGCACTTGTCGAGTCGGGGAGCGGTCGCACCGTGACGGCACTCGACGTCGACGTGGTTCGAACGCCTGCCGACATGGACCTGGCGGAGCGATTGCTGGCGATCCACGACGCGGCGCAGCACTGGCTCGACACGCATAATCCCGATGTGGTCGCGGTGGAACGGGTGTTCGCCCAGCGTCAGGTGAGTACTGCGATGGGCACCGCGCAGGCGGCGGGCGTGATCGCGGTCGCCGCGGCACAGCGGGGAGTCCCGGTGCGGTTCCATACTCCGTCCGAGGTCAAGGCGGCGGTGACTGGGTCCGGGCGGGCCGATAAGGCACAGGTCACGGCGATGGTGACGCGGATCCTCGGGTTGCAGAAGCCGCCGAAACCGGCCGATGCCGCCGACGCCCTTGCTCTGGCCATCTGTCACTGCTGGCGCGGACCGGTCAATGAGCGCATGGAGGCGGCCGCGAAGCAGGCCAAGCTCGCCCAGGACCGGCACCGTGCCCGGCTGAAGGCCGCCGAGAACGAGACCCGCACACAGGCCGCGGGCCGAGAGGTGGTCCGGTGATCGCATCCGTATCGGGAGAGGTCGTCGACATCGCACTGGATCACTGCGTGGTCGAGTGCGCCGGAGTCGGGTATCGCGTGCTGGCCACGCCGCCCACTCTCGGATCTCTGACACGCGGTGGACGTACCCGTCTCCTGACGTCGATGATCGTTCGTGAGGACTCGATGACCCTGTACGGGTTCACCGATCCCGAGGCGCGCGACCTGTTCGGCCTGCTGCAGACGGTGACCGGCGTGGGACCGCGGCTGGCCATGGCGACGCTCGCGGTACTCGAACCGGAGAGTCTGCGCAGGGCACTCGCCGGATCGGACGCCAAAGCCCTCACGGCGGTACCGGGTATCGGTAAGCGGGTGGCCGAGCGTCTGGTCGTGGAACTGCGCGACAAGGTGGACGCGACCGCCGCCGGGACCGTCCCCAGCGGTGCACCCGTCGGTGGAGTCGGGGCCGAGGTCGTCGAGGCGCTCACCGGACTCGGGTTCACCGAAGCCGCCGCCGATAAGGCGGTCACTGCGGTCCTCGAGCGGTTGCCGGACGCTGATTCGGCGACGCTGTTGCGCACCGCGCTCGCCGGACTCGGGCCGCGGCGATGACGGACGCCTCCGATGATTATCTGACCGCGAACGCGGTGCCCGCGGATCGTGAGCTCGATGCGAGCCTGCGTCCGGGGAGTCTCGGTGACTTCATCGGTCAGCCGAAGGTCCGGGAGCAGCTCGAACTGGTGCTCCACGCGGCCCGGGCCCGGGGGCGCACACCTGATCACATTCTGCTCTCCGGCCCGCCCGGTCTCGGCAAGACCTCGCTGGCGATGATCATCGCGGGCGAGATGGGGGCGGCGCTGCGCGTCACCTCGGGCCCGGCGCTCGAACGCGCAGGCGATCTCGCGGCGATGCTGTCGAATCTCGTCGAGGGGGATGTGCTGTTCATCGACGAGATCCACCGCATCGCCCGGCCGGCGGAGGAGATGCTGTACCTGGCGATGGAGGACTTCCGCGTGGACGTGGTGGTCGGCAAGGGGCCGGGCGCCACGTCGATCCCGCTCGAAGTAGCGCCGTTCACATTGGTCGGCGCCACCACCCGGTCCGGCGCGCTCACCGGGCCGCTGCGCGACCGCTTCGGGTTCACCGCGCACATGGAGTTCTACGAGCCGGGCGAGTTGGTGCACGTCTTGCAGCGCTCGGCCAAGATCCTGGACATCGACATCGCGCCGGAGGCGGCCGAGGAGGTGGCGGGTCGCTCGCGTGGCACCCCGCGTATCGCGAACCGGCTTCTGCGGCGAGTGCGCGACTACGCCGAGGTGCGGGGTGACGGACGGGTGGACGTACAGGAGGCGCAAGCGGCGCTCGCCGTGTACGACGTGGACGAGCTCGGGCTGGACCGACTCGACCGCGCAGTCCTGGGAGCGCTCGTCCGCGGATTCGGCGGGGGACCGGTCGGTGTGTCGACCCTCGCCGTGGCCGTCGGCGAGGAGGCTGCGACCGTCGAGGAGGTGTGCGAGCCGTTCCTGGTGCGGGCGGGCATGATCGCCCGCACGCCGCGTGGCCGGATCGCCACGGCGTCGGCGTGGCAGCATCTGGGATTGCAGCCGCCTGCCGACGCCATCACACAGGTACACGGCGTGCGGACGCGGGACGACACCCTTTTCGACTGAGATCTCCGATATTCACGGTGAGCATCGTGACACTTTCGTGACTCGCGGGTACCTCCGGATACGTGCCGAGGCACTCGCCTGGCACACTGGAGCGCATGAATTCGTCATCCCTGATCATCCCGCTGATGCTGGCGGCGATGGCCGTCTTCATGTTCCTGAGTATCCGGAACCAGAAGAAGCGTGCCAACGCCGCAGCGCAAATGCAGCAGTCGGTTGTGAGCGGTTCGCGTGTGCAGCTGCACTCCGGGCTCTTCGGAACCGTCGTCGACGCATCGGACGACGAGGTCGTCACCATCGAGGTGGCGCCCGGTGTGGTCACCGAGTGGAACCGTCTCGCGATCCGCGAGACCATCTCGGCCGATGCGAGCAGCGATTCGGCTGAGGAGGTCCCCGACAGTCCGGCGGCGCTGGATGATCGTGCGGACGGCGGCGACGCCGACGAGAAGCCTGAAGAGAAGTAGGCCCACCGAACGTGAGCAGTAACAATCCCCTCACCGCGCGTCGCGAAGCGCAGCGGACCTCGTCCCCGTGGACGCCGCTCCTGGGCTTCATCGCCGTTCTGGTCGCGATCTTCGCCCTGGTGTTCGCCACCGGCGATCACAAGGCGGAGCCGAAGCTCGGGATCGACCTGCAGGGCGGCACACGCGTCGTGCTGACCGCGCGCACGGACAATGGCCAGGCGCCCCAGAAGGCCCAACTCGATCAGGCGCGGCAGATCATCGAGCAGCGAGTGAACGGGCTCGGTGTCGGCGGCTCCGAAGTGGTGGTGAACGGCAATACGCTGGTCATCACGGTTCCGGGTGACGACGGCAAGCAGGCTCGATCGCTGGGACAGACCGCGCGCCTGTACATCCGCCCGGTGGCCGACAGCGCACCTGCGACGCCGCAGAAGCCGGATCCGAACGAGAAGAAGATCGTCGACATGACGCCGGAGGAGCAGGCGAAGGCGATCGAGGCGGAACGGGAGCGACGTCAGGCCCCGGCGGACGCCGACCAGGCGACGCTGGCCAAGCTGCGTCAGCAGATGGGCACGCTCAACTGCGCTCCGGGTGCCAACGATCCGCTCGTCGGGCACGACAAGCCGGACCAGTACCTGGTGACCTGCGGTGAGAAGGACGGGCAGGCGTATCTGCTCGAGCCCATGATCATCAAGGGCACCGACGTCAAGGAGGCCAAGGCCCAGCAGAACCAGGCCGGGCAGTGGGTCGTCGCCGTCGATTACGAGGGCGATGGCCAGAAGACCTGGGCCGAGTACACCGGTAAGAACGTCGGCAAGGTCACGGCAACCGTCCTGGACTCGCGCGTAGTCAGTGCCGCGACGATCAACTCGGCGATCATCGGGACCACCGAGATCAGCGGTGATTTCACGCAGAGTGATGCGACCGAGTTGGCGAATGCCCTCCAGTACGGCTCGCTGCCGTTGTCGTTCACGATGTCGGACGCCCAGACGGTGTCCGCGACACTCGGTCTGTCGTCCCTGAAGGCGGGCTTGATCGCGGGTGCGGTCGGTCTGCTGGCGGTGCTGATCTACGCGCTCGCGTACTACCGGATGCTCGGCTTCCTCACCTTCCTGTCGCTCATCCTGGCGTCGGCGATGGTGTACGGCGTGATCGTCCTGCTCGGCCGATGGATCGGGTTCACCCTCGACCTGTCGGGCATCGCCGGTCTGGTGATCGGCATCGGCATGACCGCCGACTCGTTCGTCGTCTACTTCGAGCGAATAAAGGACGAGATGCGCGAAGGCAGATCGTTCCGCTCTGCGGTCAATCGTGGCTGGCAGAGCGCGCGTCGCACGGTCTGGACCGGTAACGCGGTCAGCTTCCTGGCCGCGGTGATCATCTACGTGCTGGCGGTCGGTCAGGTGAAGGGCTTCGCCTTCACCCTCGGTCTGACCACCATCATCGACGTGATGATCGTCTTCCTCGTCACGCATCCGATGGTCGTGCTGGCGAGTCGTACCGAGTTCATGTCCCGACCGAACATCAACGGCCTCGGGGCCGTGTCCGAGGTGGCGCGCAGACGACGCCTGGCCGCGAGGAAGAAGGGCCGGGAGGCCGACCGGGCCACCGACGCTGAGCCGGGACGGTCCGGCAGGGACACGACCGGCACCGACACGACTGGGACCGACACCACTGGGGAGGACTCGCTGTGACCCGAGAGCGGCCGACGGCCACCTGGGAGGACGCAGACTACGTCCCCGAGAAGAACCAATCGTTCCTGCAGCGCCTGTACACGGGTACCGGTGCGTTCAACATCGTCGGCCAGCGGAAGGGGTGGTACATCGCGTCCGCCGTGATAATGCTGGTCTGTGTGCTGGCGATGGTGTTCCGGGGCTTCACACCCGGCATCGACTTCGAAGGCGGCACGCAGGTCTCGCTGCCCGCGACGGAAGGCGTTACCACCTCGTCGGTGAGCGAGGTGTTCACCGACACCTTCGGCAAGGAGCCCGAGGCGGTTCAGGTCGCCGGTTCCGGGTCGTCGGCGACCATCCAGCTGCGGACCGAGACGATGACCCCAGCGGAGGCAGGCAACCTGTCACACGCGCTCGGCGACAGGTTCGCGCCGCAATTGAAGGTCGCGGACGTCAGTAGTTCGGACGTGAGCTCCACCTGGGGTGCCGAGATCACCCGCAAGATGGTGATCGCGTTGATCGTCTTCCTGGTAGCGGTGTTCATCTACATCGCCATCAGATTCGACCGGGAGATGTCGGCTGCGGCCCTCGTCTCCATGCTCTTCGACGTGGTCGCCACGGCCGGTGTGTACTCGCTCGTCGGATTCGAGGTCACGCCGGCGACGGTGATCGGCCTGCTCACCATCCTCGGCTTCTCGGTGTACGACACGGTGGTGGTGTTCGACAAGGTCGAGGAGAACACCAGATCCGTGCTCGCGACGTCCAGACGCACGTACGGCGAGCAGGCGAACCTCGCGATCAACCAGACCCTGATGCGGTCCATCAACACCACCGTCATCTCGGTGCTGCCGATCATCGCGCTGATGGTGATCGCGGTGTGGATGCTCGGCGTCGGAACGCTGAAGGATCTGGCGCTCATCCAGCTGGTCGGTGTGGTGGTCGGCACCTACTCGTCGGTCTTCCTGGCCACTCCGCTGCTGGTCACGTTCAAGGAATGGCGTGCCGACATCAAACGCCACACCGCGAAGGTGCTGGCCCGACGGGAACGGGCCGCCGCATGATCGGCCCGCGGCTGCGCCGGGTCGCAGCACTCGCCGCTACCCTCGCGGCCGCGGGCACTGTCATGGTCGCGTGCGGAGGCGAGGAAGAGGAGCACTCGAGCATCGATTACCTCACCGATGCCCGGGTGGCGTCCTACAACGCGAACACCCCGGACGGCTACGCGAACGGGTCGTTGATGGCGTTGACCCGGGTCCTGCCGGGATTCTCTTTCATCGGTCCGGACGGTCAGATCGTCGCCGATCGCG
Coding sequences within:
- the secD gene encoding protein translocase subunit SecD produces the protein MSSNNPLTARREAQRTSSPWTPLLGFIAVLVAIFALVFATGDHKAEPKLGIDLQGGTRVVLTARTDNGQAPQKAQLDQARQIIEQRVNGLGVGGSEVVVNGNTLVITVPGDDGKQARSLGQTARLYIRPVADSAPATPQKPDPNEKKIVDMTPEEQAKAIEAERERRQAPADADQATLAKLRQQMGTLNCAPGANDPLVGHDKPDQYLVTCGEKDGQAYLLEPMIIKGTDVKEAKAQQNQAGQWVVAVDYEGDGQKTWAEYTGKNVGKVTATVLDSRVVSAATINSAIIGTTEISGDFTQSDATELANALQYGSLPLSFTMSDAQTVSATLGLSSLKAGLIAGAVGLLAVLIYALAYYRMLGFLTFLSLILASAMVYGVIVLLGRWIGFTLDLSGIAGLVIGIGMTADSFVVYFERIKDEMREGRSFRSAVNRGWQSARRTVWTGNAVSFLAAVIIYVLAVGQVKGFAFTLGLTTIIDVMIVFLVTHPMVVLASRTEFMSRPNINGLGAVSEVARRRRLAARKKGREADRATDAEPGRSGRDTTGTDTTGTDTTGEDSL
- the secF gene encoding protein translocase subunit SecF, whose protein sequence is MTRERPTATWEDADYVPEKNQSFLQRLYTGTGAFNIVGQRKGWYIASAVIMLVCVLAMVFRGFTPGIDFEGGTQVSLPATEGVTTSSVSEVFTDTFGKEPEAVQVAGSGSSATIQLRTETMTPAEAGNLSHALGDRFAPQLKVADVSSSDVSSTWGAEITRKMVIALIVFLVAVFIYIAIRFDREMSAAALVSMLFDVVATAGVYSLVGFEVTPATVIGLLTILGFSVYDTVVVFDKVEENTRSVLATSRRTYGEQANLAINQTLMRSINTTVISVLPIIALMVIAVWMLGVGTLKDLALIQLVGVVVGTYSSVFLATPLLVTFKEWRADIKRHTAKVLARRERAAA